One window of the Mytilus galloprovincialis chromosome 14, xbMytGall1.hap1.1, whole genome shotgun sequence genome contains the following:
- the LOC143058117 gene encoding uncharacterized protein LOC143058117, which produces MSEDSSSNEDETNDTITCGPCQQNFTKLVEFTKHIKICSKRKKKATKRNPRKRRLYQMKYTQVGNRWITEVKKKIKREPELLDTEDTYVYHMETSCLIVWAESSQSEKESSDQIKERCIQFTENMFKKCPLDSLETVEVDVTVTFSELFEESDSENDDLFECGICGHVFHTINSFLVHKKNCRRHRKRRRGSKGDDKLVQNSKKIKIDEISQEEENFLRIAVLITRVATDAVRIVFDRELQGGALKGTLIEEPKVLDDLERKRIILPFQWQLIFPKSGQASSYSLNLKIMACLIQVLQTKYVDEKLPTDQNDFSIEADLSRLLYYRRVIARSTDTKLEKEKMDEYWMVISGVIERLGGKGFRHQCNELKVSNFNVNYIEMLTEIKEIAKKDNSYTQGFNSK; this is translated from the exons ATGAGTGAAGACAGCAGTTCTAACGAAG acGAAACAAACGATACGATTACATGTGGACCATGTCAACAGAACTTCACAAAATTGGTTGAGTTCACTAAACATATAAAGATATGTTCTAAG AGAAAGAAGAAGGCAACAAAACGCAATCCAAGGAAAA GACGTTTGTACCAGATGAAATACACTCAAGTTGGTAATAGATGGATTACAgaagtaaagaaaaaaattaaaagagaacCAGAACTGTTGGATACTGAAGATACATATGTTTATCATATGGAAACTAGTTGCTTAATCGTCTGGGCTGAATCTTCTCAATCTGAAAAGGAGAGTTCAGATCAAATAAAGGAAAGGTGCATTCAGTTTAcagaaaacatgtttaaaaaatgcCCTTTAGATTCGTTAGAAACAGTCGAAGTAGATGTTACAGTCACGTTTTCTGAATTGTTTGAAG aATCAGACAGTGAAAACGACGACCTTTTCGAATGTGGAATATGTGGACACGTTTTTCACACCATCAACTCTTTCCTCGTTCATAAAAAGAATTGTAGACGACATCGAAAAAGACGACGAGGCTCAAAG GGAGACGACAAATTAgttcaaaatagtaaaaaaataaagattgatgAAATATCACAAGAAGAAGAGAACTTTTTACGAATAGCCGTTCTAATAACGAGGGTCGCAACAGATGCAGTTAGAATTGTATTTGATAGAGAACTTCAAGGGGGTGCATTGAAAGGAACACTGATTGAGGAACCTAAAGTTTTGGATGACTTGGAACGAAAAAGAATTATCCTTCCATTTCAATGGCAACTGATATTTCCAAAATCAG GTCAAGCATCGTCGTATTCCTTAAACTTGAAGATAATGGCTTGCTTGATACAAGTACTACAAACAAAATATGTAGATGAGAAGTTGCCAACTGATCAAAATGATTTCAGTATCGAAGCAGATTTATCCAGACTTTTATATTATAGGAGAGTGATAGCACGGTCTACAGACacaaaattagaaaaagaaaaaatggacgAGTATTGGATGGTTATTTCTGgg GTAATCGAACGGCTAGGAGGTAAAGGGTTTCGGCATCAGTGTAACGAGTTGAAAGTCAgcaattttaatgtaaattacaTTGAAATGTTGACAGAGATAAAAGAAATTGCTAAAAAAGATAATTCGTATACACAAGGCTTTAATAgtaagtga